In Spirosoma pollinicola, the genomic window CAAAGATTTTCCTGATTTCTGATTTATCAGGATTTCGTTCGTCTGTAAATTTAAACTAAACAAGCCGGGAACGGATAACGATGTATCTGGATTTTTTAAAAGATTTTGATAAGCGTCTGAATGTGAAAAGCTTGGTAGAACATCTAGACTAATTCTTTAACGGCCTGTAAAATGCGTTGTTTTACCTCAGGCCACCCTATATCATTGAGCGTTATTGGGTCAAGTTGACTATCTGCGTCCTCAAAATAGGTTAAGGAACGAACCACGTAACCGGGGTCACTATTGGCGTATTTAGTTGTAAAGAACTGGAGCATTTGCTGGAGCGAAAAATGGTTAAGTAACTCAGTAATGTCCCAAAAATCTTTCTTTGCCCCTCGTCCGCTAACCGCTCCAAGCTTCATCGCGATAACGTCTTCAATTGACCAGAATCGGATGCCGGCCTCTTCAATAAAAGGACTAATTAACGGGTAACGATGGGCTAACAAATCGACTTTAACCCCTTCAATAAATAAACTGAGGGTATTTCTTGCTTCGTCTGTTTTGATTGTCGTTGGAAAATTAAGGAGCAGTTCGTCAAATAGCTCTTGCTCGGAAAATGATTGATTCGTGAATAAATCCAGATCGACCGATAAGCGATGCCCAAACTGTAAAGCAAGGCTTGTACCACCTGCCAGGGCGAATGACTTAAGAATTGGCTGTTGCATAAGCCGTTTCAATAATTCCAGGGTAGCGGGTTCGACTGTTGACGGGTGTAGCATCGAAACTGATTGGGAGTGAGATCAAAGATAGCGCAGCAGAATGAGAGCGTTTTCTTTTTGAGGTAAGCTGCCTGAACAACCTCCGCTTTCACACGTTCGCGGCCATAATACCGAACTACTTCCAGTATATCGGCCCACAAACCATAGTTCATTACTTTCTCAATCACGAAGCGGGCGTTGGTTTCGTAATCTATCGCTGCCATGTTTATGTCCCAGAAGGCTGTGGGGGAGAGGTGTGGTTTGGGCGCTGTCATTGTAGAAATGCTGTATCTAAAATGTGCTGCGCTTTTTTTAGGTTTTCTAGTGTTGCGTCAAAGTCAAGTTTTCCTTCCTTCACTTCTCGATAGTTACCTTTCCAGCGTGAGACTGTCATGTATCGTCCATTACCCATTCTAGCTGGCCGCTTTATTTCCAAGCCTAATTGTTCACTTGCTTTTGCTAGTTTATTGTAAGCATCAAGACGGTACTCTTGACGTTTGAGTTCATCTATTACTTCGATTTTGAAGCACAGTTCCTGATTTTCCAACTGAAGATACGGTTTATATGCCTAATCAGGTAATTCTATGAAATACCACCAGAAGCCGAAAAATCCGCCTGCTGGGTTGGCAATGTAACTCCAATTTGCCCCGTCATCTTGGGTAATAGTATAGAGTTGATCTCGGTTATCATATATCCTTAAGAAGAAACCTCGCCAGTCGTTGTCGCTCCATAAAGACTTACCCGATTCATCAAATAAGTTTGTTTTCTCATATTGGTTGACCACATATTCCATTCCTTCCAAGTGGTCTAGGAAATCTCGATAAATATTATTTGCTGTAGATTCTCCCCGCAAAAATTGCAGGAAATCTTTACGCAAATAGGTTTTGTATCGACCTACGTCAAACTTTGACTGATAGCCGGTTTTAAAATAGATTGGTACAATTTGGTCTTCTGTATACTCCTTCAATATATTACTGTAGTACCGATCAAGTTGGCCTGAGTGATGATCTGTGTGAGTTTTGTCTTCAATTAAAATAGCTAGTTGATTAGCTTCTTTTGCATTGATCTCAATTAATACGTCAAGTTTTTCCACTTGTCGGCGCACTTTTACAGTTTGAACACTTTCCATGGCGTAATCAGGCTTATGCTTATGAACGAGTGACAGTAGAAATTTACGAGATATTTGATGTAACTCAGCATCAGCTAGTGTTGGATCAGCCCAAGCGGCCAGCCAACAGATAAAGGCATCTTGTGATAACTCGCTGGTTGCGTAATGAAATAAATTCGGTTGGTGTGGTTTTTCGGTTTCCATGTGGTCGTTCTGGTTATGCTGAATTTTTAAGCAGTCGTTATGAGCCTTCTACTCCAGACCATTCCCTCAACTTATCAAAAATTTATAAAAATCTACAAACTCTATACTTTAACATATGATTCTGATTTTACAACAAAACCCAGAATCTCATGCAAACGCAACAGCGCACATTGAATCCGGTTGAACTGGATAAGCTTAAAGACAAAATCAAGGACATACGTATTGCCATGCTGACGACGCAGGAAGCCGATGGCGACTTTCACACGCGGCCAATGGCTACTCACGAAATAGAGCCCGACGGTACGATGTGGTTTTTTACCTACGACAACTCGAACAAGGTGAACGAAATTCGCCAGAACGAACGCATCGCGCTGGGATTTTCAGACCCCGGTTCAGAAGTGTATGTCTCTACGTCGGGCCATGCCGAAGTGGTGAAAGACAAAGCAAAAATTGATGAGTTGTGGAGCGATGTTCTGAAAACATGGTTTCCCAATGGCAAAGATGATCCAAATCTTGCCCTGTTGAAAGTAACAACCCACGCGGGCGAATACTGGGATCGGCCGGGCGGGAAAATGGTGAAGCTGTTCGAAATGGCGAAAGGGGCACTTACCGGCGAAACGGACAAAACGGGTCGCAACGAAAAATTTGGCGATGAGCCACAGTAATAAAATGACGAAAGCATAGTTCTGGCGCGGGTGTTCATCCGCGCCAGAACTATGAGTTCATTACTGAATGACAGAATGTTTACAAAGTTTGCTCTGCCCATACGTAGCAGGTTGAATCGGGAACAGGCCGTTTCACAAACGAAAAATACCTGGACTGGTAATCCTTACCAGTCCCGCAATTAACGGATACCTGAACGACAAATTTTGGCGCATCTTTAAGGATAGACTCCCCAATAATTATCTGTTCACCTGAGGCATTTCGGTAGGAACTAGTCGTG contains:
- a CDS encoding nucleotidyl transferase AbiEii/AbiGii toxin family protein codes for the protein MLHPSTVEPATLELLKRLMQQPILKSFALAGGTSLALQFGHRLSVDLDLFTNQSFSEQELFDELLLNFPTTIKTDEARNTLSLFIEGVKVDLLAHRYPLISPFIEEAGIRFWSIEDVIAMKLGAVSGRGAKKDFWDITELLNHFSLQQMLQFFTTKYANSDPGYVVRSLTYFEDADSQLDPITLNDIGWPEVKQRILQAVKELV
- a CDS encoding DUF6922 domain-containing protein, with translation MTAPKPHLSPTAFWDINMAAIDYETNARFVIEKVMNYGLWADILEVVRYYGRERVKAEVVQAAYLKKKTLSFCCAIFDLTPNQFRCYTRQQSNPLPWNY
- a CDS encoding PD-(D/E)XK nuclease family protein, whose protein sequence is METEKPHQPNLFHYATSELSQDAFICWLAAWADPTLADAELHQISRKFLLSLVHKHKPDYAMESVQTVKVRRQVEKLDVLIEINAKEANQLAILIEDKTHTDHHSGQLDRYYSNILKEYTEDQIVPIYFKTGYQSKFDVGRYKTYLRKDFLQFLRGESTANNIYRDFLDHLEGMEYVVNQYEKTNLFDESGKSLWSDNDWRGFFLRIYDNRDQLYTITQDDGANWSYIANPAGGFFGFWWYFIELPD
- a CDS encoding pyridoxamine 5'-phosphate oxidase family protein, whose amino-acid sequence is MQTQQRTLNPVELDKLKDKIKDIRIAMLTTQEADGDFHTRPMATHEIEPDGTMWFFTYDNSNKVNEIRQNERIALGFSDPGSEVYVSTSGHAEVVKDKAKIDELWSDVLKTWFPNGKDDPNLALLKVTTHAGEYWDRPGGKMVKLFEMAKGALTGETDKTGRNEKFGDEPQ